Proteins encoded together in one Penaeus vannamei isolate JL-2024 chromosome 41, ASM4276789v1, whole genome shotgun sequence window:
- the LOC113801145 gene encoding cuticle protein 21-like — MSLKVVVFACVAVVALCDKVPVHIPHPPVYAPRPYHAPEPAYHAPEPAYHAPEPAYHAPAPAYHAPEPAYHAPEPAYHAPEPTYHAPKHYEPEYPDVPPKYNYNYGVADGYSGANFGHSESRDGYKTEGSYTVDLPDGRKQTVKYVDNGDGLVAEVSYEGEAHYPEHTPAYKPAPPTYAPPKPTYA, encoded by the exons ATGTCTCTCAAG GTCGTCGTCTTCGCCTGCGTGGCTGTCGTCGCTCTGTGCGACAAAGTCCCCGTccacatcccccatccccccgtctACGCCCCAAGACCTTACCACGCCCCCGAgcccgcctaccacgcccccgaacccgcctaccacgcccccgagcccgcctaccacgcccccgcacccgcctaccacgcccccgaacccgcctaccacgcccccgagcccgcctaccacgcccccgagCCCACATACCACGCTCCGAAACACTACGAGCCCGAATACCCTGAT GTCCCACCtaagtacaactacaactacggcgtcgccgacggctactccggcgccaacttcggccactcggagtcccgcgacggctacaagaccgagggcagctacaccgtggacctccccgacggccgcaagcagaccgtcaagtacgtggacaacggcgacggtctcgtagctgaggtcagctacgagggcgaggctcactaCCCCGAGCACACCCCCGCCTACAAGCCCGCTCCCCCCACCTACGCCCCCCCTAAACCTACCTATGCTTAA
- the LOC138860452 gene encoding cuticle protein 21-like has protein sequence MALKVVVLTCVAVVALCDKAPIYPPPPPAYAPAPSYHAPEPAYHAPEPAYHAPEPAYHAPEPAYHAPEPAYHAPEPAYHAPKPTYHAPSHYEPEYPDVPPKYNYNYGVADGYSGANFGHSESRDGYKTEGSYTVDLPDGRKQTVKYVDNGDGLVAEVSYEGEAQYPEHTPAYKPATPSYAPPPPTYA, from the exons ATGGCTCTCAAG GTCGTCGTCCTCACCTGCGTGGCTGTCGTCGCTCTGTGCGACAAAGCCCcaatctatccccctcctccccccgcctacgCCCCTGCACCTtcctaccacgcccccgaacccgcctaccacgcccccgaacccgcctaccacgccccagaacccgcctaccacgcccctGAACCAGCCTACCACGCCCCCGAGCCCGCTTACCACGCCCCtgaacccgcctaccacgcccccaAGCCCACCTACCACGCCCCTTCTCACTACGAGCCCGAGTACCCTGAT gtcccacccaagtacaactacaactacggcgtcgccgacggctactccggcgccaacttcggccactcggagtcccgcgacggctacaagaccgagggcagctacaccgtcgacctccccgacggccgcaagcagaccgtcaagtacgtggacaacggcgacggtctcgtagctgaggtcagctacgagggcgaggctcagtaccccgagCACACCCCCGCCTACAAGCCCGCTACCCCCTcctacgccccccctccccccacctatgcCTAA